The Candidatus Hydrogenisulfobacillus filiaventi sequence CGCCGGCCGAAGCCCTGGAGCACCCGCAGGGAGTGCGGCAGCCGCTCCTCCAGGGCCCGGCGCAGGGCGAGGGGAGTGGTCACCAGCCGGCTGCGGTAGCGGTACCCGACGGCAGCATAGGCCAACGCGTGGGGGGTGCGGGCCGTTACCCAGGCCGGGAAACGGTGCCGGGCCTCTTCCGCCACGGTCCGGTTGAAGGCCAGGTAGAGGATGCGCCGGCGGGGCAGGGCCTCACGGGCAATCCCCTCCAGGGTCGTGGTCTTGCCGGTGCCGGCAAAGGCTACCACCTTCACGTCCCCGCTCGCGGCCGCACGTTCCAGGACGGCTGCCTGTTCCGGGGTCCACGGCCCTGCTGGTTGCAATCCGGTCCGCCTCCTTTGCTCCGGCTGTCATGGTGCCACATCGCAGGCCGGGGAACCAGGGGAAGGGAACTGGACACCGGCACAGGCCTCCGGTAGCATGGGAACTACATCACACGCGTCGGAGGGAACAACACGGCGCACCGGCCGGGCCGGTGCGGGAAGGGGGCCATCGTGGCAGGGGGCGAGGAACGGACGACGGCCGGTGCCCCCTACCCGGTCGTGCTGGTGGTGGGACCCAGCGGGGTAGGCAAGAACGCCGTCATCCGGGCAGCCCTGGCACAGGGCTGGAATGCGGAGTATGTCCCGTCGTATACCTCGCGTCCTCCCCGCAGCGGGGAGCGTGAAGGCGATCCCTACCACTTCGTGAGTGAAGCGGATTTTCAGGCCCTGGCTCAGGCCGGGGACCTCTGGGAATGGACGCAGGTGCACGGCAACTGGTACGGGAGCGGCAAACGGGCCCTGGCGGCCCCGCGCGCCTATGCGTATGCCGTGACCGACATGGACCTGATCGGTGCCTGGTTTGTCAAGACCCAGATCCCGCACGACGCCATTCTGGTGTTTGTGCTGCCGCCCTCCTGGGCGGAGCTGCGGCGGCGGATGGCGGGCCAGGCAGGCAGCGCCCAGGATCTCTACCGGCGTTGGGGCCGGGCCATGCGGGAGATGCAATGGACCTCGGCCGCCGACCTGCTTATCGTGAATCAGGATGTGCAACAGGCGGCCCGGGCCTTGCGGACGGGGGTAGAGGCCTACCGGCGATCCGCGTCGGTGGATCCGCCTTTGCCGGCCACGTGTGTGGTCGAGTTTGAGGGCGGGCAGGTTCCGGTGCCTGCGCTGGTGCGGGCGGGCGACGACCCCGAATGGGTGTGCCGTCGGGCCTTGGCTCTGGCCGGTCCCACCCGCCTGCCCCAGCTGATCCAGGGCGACGGCCTGTTCGACCCCGACGGGGGGGAACTGGCCCTGGAAGCCTGCTGGGAGGAGGAGCCGGGCCGCTACCGGGCGCGGGTGACGGTGGTGGCCTCCCCGACCCGTCCGCCCCGGGTATCCGGCTAAAACCAGCGGGGTACCAGCCGCGGGAGCACCGCTTCCAGGCGTTCCTCCACCAGCGCCGGCGGGTAGCGCGCCGGTTCCCGCTGGCCTACTGCCCGGCCGAAGAAGCGGCCCCCGTCATCGGGGGCGGCCCGGTTAGCGGCCGGGGCCCCATCCGGCAGCCAGGGGGAGCGGAACCGGGCCTCCCCGATCCCCGGAAACTGCAGCCGGATCCCGCCCGCCGCATCCGGGGCCCGCCAGGCCTCCCGTTCCGCTGTCGGGGTGGTCTCCCACAGCAGGGGCAAGACGCGGCGCTTGGCCGCAGCCAACTGTGGCGGGTCCGCCTCCCAGCCCAGCAGGAGGAGCCAGAGGGCGGCCAACGGCCGGGGATCGGCCAGGCGTTCCAGGCGGGCGGTCACGGCCCGCAGCCGGCGGCTGTCTCCGGCCGCCCGGGCGGGCCGGGCATGGCGGAGGCCGGGATGGGCGTCCAGGTACGCCTGCAGGCGGGACAGCGGCAGCAGCCGCATGGGGGCAAAGCCGGGGTCGTGCGGATTGGGTGCCGGCAGCCAGGGTAGGGCACCGGTCTGCCAGAGAGAGCGGATGACCTCCGGGGAGACGTGGGTCAGTTCCGCCGCATGGCGGGCGGTGACCCACACCTCCTCCTCCGCCGCCAGGCGGATGAGGCCGGCCTCGGGCGGGACGGGCAGGCGGTCCCAGGCGAAACGGGCCAGGCGCCGGCGGCGCTCGGCGGTCACGGCCAGGCCGGCGGCAGCCAGGAGCGGATCGGTGTCCGCCACGGCGGTTCCCTCCTTTTTGGTTCCGGTTTGCGGTTTCCATGATAACCCGGGCGTTCCCGCGGCGGACACCCGGCCGGCCCGCGGGCAGGCGGGGGTTGTGGTATGCTCCTTGCGGAACACGCCCGCGGGGGCCCCCGCGCCGGGCTGCCCGGAAGCAAGGGAGGCTGAACAACGTGCTGGAAACCGTCCGCATCCCCCCCGCCGCCCCCGGATCACCGCATCCGCTCCTGGTACTGCTGCATGGTTATGGGGTGGACGCCCAGGACCTGGTCCCCATGGTGGAAGCCCTGGCTTACCCGGCGGGCGCGGTGCTGCCGCAGGGGCCCTACCGGGTTCCCGGCGGCAACGGCTACCGCTGGTATCTGCTAATGGAAGCAGGAGAGCCCGAGTTCAGCAGCTGGCAGCACAGCATGGAACTTCTGAAGGAAACGCTGGACGAGCTGGCCGCGGCCCATCCGGCCGGCCTCATTCTGGGCGGGTTCAGCCAGGGGGCGGCCATGGCCGCCACCTTTGCCTGTCGCTATCCGGCCTTCGGGTTAAAGGGGTTGGTGGTGCTGAGCGGCTACCTGCCGGCGGAACTGCCGGTGCCGCCCCTCCCGGGTCTGCCGGTGTTTGTGGGGCACGGCCGGGAGGACAGCGTGCTGCCCTTGACCAAGGGCCGGGAGCTGGCCGACCGTCTGCAGGCGGCGGGAGCGGCGGTGGACTTCCATGAATATGGGATGGACCATGCCGTCACCGAGGAGGAAATGGAGGACGTCCGCCGCTTTCTGGCAGGGAGGGGGCGGCGGGGCGGTAGGGGCCGCCTGCCGGCGGGCCCAGGCCAGCCAGGGGTCCAGCCAGGGCCGGAGGTCGCGGGCGGGGTCCAGGGGTGTGCCCCGCGCCAGGCGGGCCAGGACCCCGGCCCGCCAGCGGTCGAAGCCGGGCGGAACCGCCCCGCTGCGGCGGGCGCCGGCGGCGAGGCGGTCCAGCAAGCACAGCGCCCGCCAGGGGTGGCCCCGTTGCCAGTGCACGAACAGGGCCGCCCATTGGATCAGCAGGCGTACGCGGGGGTTGCGGCCCCGTCGCCAGACGCCCTCCAGGATCTCGTGGGCGGCAAAGTAGGCCCCCCGGCGCATCGCGCAGCGGAAGCCCTGCCAGGGGCGGTCCGGGTTCATGGCGCCACCGGCGCGGGCTGTGCCCGCTCCCATTTCGCAGCCACCAGCCGGCCGACCTCGATGGCGAACTCCATCGGCAGGCGCCGGCGTACCGGCTCGGTGAAGCCGTCCAGCCAGAGGGCGGCGGCCGCGTGCCGGTCGAGGCCGCGGGAGACCAGGTAGAAGAGGGTTTCGTCGGTGAGGGGGATGCGGTGCACCCCGGTGCCGGCGCGGGTGTCCGGGGCGGCCACCAGCCGTTCGCAGCTCACCGTCCAGGCCGCCCGGGCTGCGGCCGCCTCCTCCACCTGCACGCGTGCTTCGCTGCCCTCTGACCCGGGCAGGCAACATACCCGGGCCGCAAAGGACCCTTCGGCCCCCGGCACGGCGATGAGCCGCGCATGGACCTCGCTGGCGCCTTGGGGAGCCTGGTGGTAGACGGCCGGGGCCAGCCGGAGACGCTGGCCGGCATTGCCCATGCCCAGGAGGTAATACCGGGCCTCCGCCCGGCTCCCGGTGAGGAAGGTCTCCAGACGGGAGTCGAGCTCGCCCCCGCCGAACTCCGCCAGACGCACCTCCACCGCCGCGCCTTCCCCGGCCCGGATGCGCACCAGCCGGTGCACCTGCACCGAAGGGGCCCAGTTATTGACCAGGGTATAGGTGAACCGGGCACCAGGGCCCAGGACCACCTCCATCACCGGGGCATGCAGGGGGGTGTAGGTCAGGGAGGGCCGGCCCTCCACCAGCTCCGCCCGGGCGCCCTCCTCCAGCACCACCAGCACCCGATCGAACTGGCCAGGATTGCGGGCGGTGCGGTAGAAGGACAGCGGGGCGGGGGCGGTAACGCCGGCAGGCACGTGCGCCACGATCCCCCCGGTCCAGAGGGCGGCATTCAAGGCCGGGGCCGGACCCGGGCCCTCCTCAGGCGGCACCAGGGTGGCCAGGTAGGGCCGGATGCGCTCCTCCGCCCCCGGCCGCGCCAGGGCCGCGTACAGGTCGTCGAACAGGATGCCGCTGGCGGCAAAGGCCCGCCGCCGGTTGTCAAAGACCACCTCGGCGTCATCGTCCGCCTCGGTGTGGTCCGCCGGCAGGGCGACGGGCAGGGCGTCCCAGGCGGCGCGGGCCCCGGCCGGTGCCTGGTCACGCCATGCCTGATACCGGCTCCAGCCCGCCCGCCGCTGGGCAGCCAGCCAGTCCGGCTCCCCCCGTTCCCGGGTCCAGGCGGCAAGGCGGTCGAGGTCAATCGCGCCCAAGGGGATGGTGGCCATGGGGTTCACCTCCGGCACTGAACTATTCCGGCCATAAGTTTAAGCCAGCCTGGCCGCAAAGACTAGGTCGCGCGTCCGCCGGATTGGGTCCCCGCCCAGCGGGCCGCCTGTGTTACGATACCCATATTTGAAGGCGCGCCTTGCGGCGGAAGGGACGGCGGTTATGGCGGAGGCGGGATCCACCCGGCCGGCCATCCGGGTCTACCGGTTCAGTTTCGTGTGGGGGGCCGTGATCTTTGTGGCCGTGCAGCTGCTGGGCATCTGGGGGCCGCTGCCCCAGCTGGCGGATGATATCGGGTTGTTGGGCGCGGTCCTCCTGGCGGGCTGGGCCGGGTACGAGGCCGGCCGGACCGGGGCGCGGGGCTGGACGGCGGGGCTGGGCGCCGGCCTCAGCTTTGCCCTGCCCCTGGTTTTCCTGCGGCTGGTGGTGCCGGTCGACACCGCCACCCTGCGCACGGCTGTGCTGCACGGGTACCTGACCCTGAACGAGGCGGTCTACGTGGTCAGTGCCGGCGGCCGCCTGGCCCAGGCCGTTTACGACCTGGTCCTCATCCTGCTGTTCGGGCTGCTGGCAGGGCTGGCCGGCGGCTTCGCCGGACGCCGGCGGCGGGTCCCCCCGGCAGACCGCGCCGGCCGCTAGTCCCCGTTGCCGGTCAGCCGGCGGAGGGTACGGACCAGCTCCGCCAGTTCCGCGGCCTCCAGGCGGGCGACCAGCTTGCGCAGGGTCGCCTGGCGATGGCGGTCCCAGGCGGCCATGCGCCGGATCCCTTCCGGTTGGGCCTGGACAAAGACCACCCGGCTATCCGGACCACCCCGCCGCCGGCTGACCAGGCCGTCGCGGGCCATCCGCTGGGTCAGGACGGTGGCGGCGCTGACCGAGGTCCCGACCCACTGGGCGATACCGCTCACGGTCATGGGCCCGTGCTTGGTGAGGGCCCGTAGTACCAGGTACTGTTCCAGGCTGAGCGGATCGGCGCCCTGCTCCTGACGGGTGAGCCGGAACCATTGCCGCCACAGTTCCTGCAACAGCCCGGCCGCTTCAGCTACCGGATCCGCGGACGGCTCCCGCGACGTCGGCTCCACGGTCGGGCCTCCCCGGCGGCGCCCTGCCCCTGCCTGAGCAGGGCGCGGAATTGCTTTCAAGGGTATGAAGGCCGGCCGGGGAAGTCAAATCCCGGCCGGCCCGGGGTCAGGAAGGGGCCGCCAGCGTCGCCTCCATCTCGGCAATCCGGCGTTTGGTGCGCAGGAAGGCGTCGGGATTCAGGCTGATGGAGTCGATGCCCTCCTGCACCAGGAAGGCTGCGAAATCCGGATAGTCGGAAGGGGCCTGCCCGCAGATGCCCACCTTCCGGCCGGCGTCGTGGGCGGCATGGATGAGGGCGGCACAGGCCCGCTGCACAGCGGGGTTGCGCTCGTTAAAGAGGGGGGCGACCCGTTCGGAGTCGCGGTCGACCCCGAGGGTAAGCTGGGTGAGGTCGTTGGACCCGATGGAGAAGCCGTCGAAAATGGCGGCGAATTCGGCTGCCAGGGTGATGTTGGAGGGGATTTCCGCCATCACATAGACCTCGAGCCCGTTTTGGCCCCGCTCCAGGCCGCCTGCCCGCATGACCTCCAGCACGCGGGCGCCCTCCTCCGGCGTGCGGCAGAACGGCACCATCACCT is a genomic window containing:
- a CDS encoding protein of unknown function (Evidence 5 : Unknown function), with protein sequence MNPDRPWQGFRCAMRRGAYFAAHEILEGVWRRGRNPRVRLLIQWAALFVHWQRGHPWRALCLLDRLAAGARRSGAVPPGFDRWRAGVLARLARGTPLDPARDLRPWLDPWLAWARRQAAPTAPPPPPCQKAADVLHFLLGDGMVHPIFMEVHRRSRRLQTVGQLPALGQGQHAVLPAVPHKHRQTREGRHRQFRRQVAAQHHQPL
- a CDS encoding putative Guanylate kinase (Evidence 3 : Putative function from multiple computational evidences; Product type e : enzyme); protein product: MAGGEERTTAGAPYPVVLVVGPSGVGKNAVIRAALAQGWNAEYVPSYTSRPPRSGEREGDPYHFVSEADFQALAQAGDLWEWTQVHGNWYGSGKRALAAPRAYAYAVTDMDLIGAWFVKTQIPHDAILVFVLPPSWAELRRRMAGQAGSAQDLYRRWGRAMREMQWTSAADLLIVNQDVQQAARALRTGVEAYRRSASVDPPLPATCVVEFEGGQVPVPALVRAGDDPEWVCRRALALAGPTRLPQLIQGDGLFDPDGGELALEACWEEEPGRYRARVTVVASPTRPPRVSG
- a CDS encoding membrane protein of unknown function (Evidence 5 : Unknown function); the encoded protein is MAEAGSTRPAIRVYRFSFVWGAVIFVAVQLLGIWGPLPQLADDIGLLGAVLLAGWAGYEAGRTGARGWTAGLGAGLSFALPLVFLRLVVPVDTATLRTAVLHGYLTLNEAVYVVSAGGRLAQAVYDLVLILLFGLLAGLAGGFAGRRRRVPPADRAGR
- a CDS encoding putative Transcriptional regulator HosA (Evidence 3 : Putative function from multiple computational evidences); translation: MEPTSREPSADPVAEAAGLLQELWRQWFRLTRQEQGADPLSLEQYLVLRALTKHGPMTVSGIAQWVGTSVSAATVLTQRMARDGLVSRRRGGPDSRVVFVQAQPEGIRRMAAWDRHRQATLRKLVARLEAAELAELVRTLRRLTGNGD
- a CDS encoding conserved protein of unknown function (Evidence 4 : Unknown function but conserved in other organisms), giving the protein MADTDPLLAAAGLAVTAERRRRLARFAWDRLPVPPEAGLIRLAAEEEVWVTARHAAELTHVSPEVIRSLWQTGALPWLPAPNPHDPGFAPMRLLPLSRLQAYLDAHPGLRHARPARAAGDSRRLRAVTARLERLADPRPLAALWLLLLGWEADPPQLAAAKRRVLPLLWETTPTAEREAWRAPDAAGGIRLQFPGIGEARFRSPWLPDGAPAANRAAPDDGGRFFGRAVGQREPARYPPALVEERLEAVLPRLVPRWF
- a CDS encoding putative Carboxylesterase (Evidence 3 : Putative function from multiple computational evidences; Product type e : enzyme); protein product: MLETVRIPPAAPGSPHPLLVLLHGYGVDAQDLVPMVEALAYPAGAVLPQGPYRVPGGNGYRWYLLMEAGEPEFSSWQHSMELLKETLDELAAAHPAGLILGGFSQGAAMAATFACRYPAFGLKGLVVLSGYLPAELPVPPLPGLPVFVGHGREDSVLPLTKGRELADRLQAAGAAVDFHEYGMDHAVTEEEMEDVRRFLAGRGRRGGRGRLPAGPGQPGVQPGPEVAGGVQGCAPRQAGQDPGPPAVEAGRNRPAAAGAGGEAVQQAQRPPGVAPLPVHEQGRPLDQQAYAGVAAPSPDALQDLVGGKVGPPAHRAAEALPGAVRVHGATGAGCARSHFAATSRPTSMANSIGRRRRTGSVKPSSQRAAAACRSRPRETR
- a CDS encoding putative Fe-S cluster assembly protein SufB (Evidence 3 : Putative function from multiple computational evidences), encoding MATIPLGAIDLDRLAAWTRERGEPDWLAAQRRAGWSRYQAWRDQAPAGARAAWDALPVALPADHTEADDDAEVVFDNRRRAFAASGILFDDLYAALARPGAEERIRPYLATLVPPEEGPGPAPALNAALWTGGIVAHVPAGVTAPAPLSFYRTARNPGQFDRVLVVLEEGARAELVEGRPSLTYTPLHAPVMEVVLGPGARFTYTLVNNWAPSVQVHRLVRIRAGEGAAVEVRLAEFGGGELDSRLETFLTGSRAEARYYLLGMGNAGQRLRLAPAVYHQAPQGASEVHARLIAVPGAEGSFAARVCCLPGSEGSEARVQVEEAAAARAAWTVSCERLVAAPDTRAGTGVHRIPLTDETLFYLVSRGLDRHAAAALWLDGFTEPVRRRLPMEFAIEVGRLVAAKWERAQPAPVAP